Below is a window of Fulvitalea axinellae DNA.
TGAGCAGTATCACCGGATCGGGCGTTTGCTTATACAGCATATTGTAATAGCGCAGTATATTTTTCCAGTTTGTGGATTCGTAGCTTTTGGCCGTACAATACTCGTAGGCTATGGCGGCCTCAAGGTGATAATTCGAGGCGGATTCGCCGATGGCGGATTTTACCAGATAGTCTATGCCCGCGTTTATTAGCTCTTTGTTCCACTTTTTGCGGTCCTGTTTTTCCATCGGGATTATGTCTCCCGTTTCCGACACTCTCCCCGGCGTGCGGGAAGTGTGCAGACACATCAGGGCCATCAGCGCATAGGCTTCGGATAGGTGCGTTTTGGTGTTGTCGATCAAAGACCGGCACAAGAACATGGCTTGTGATACGAGGTCTTTCCGGATCAGATGGTCCGACTGCGTGGAGTTGTAGCCTTCGTTAAAAATCAGGTAGATCACTTCCAGAACGGCCCTTGTCCTCGGCGCAATTTCGGCTTCGGCCGGGACTTCGGGCTTTATTTTCGTTGTCCGGAAAAAGGATTTTGTCCTGTACAGCCTTTTTGAGATTGTCTGTTCGTTGGTCAGAAACGCTTTCGCTATTTCTTTGGAACTGAATCCACAGAGCGATTTTAGGATAAACGTCTTTTGGTTCTCTTCCGATATCTCTGGGTGGCAACAGGCGTACATCATGCCCAAAAAATCGTCGTTTATGCGTTCGTCGCTCCAGCGGTGTTCCATGGCCTCGCTCAGCGCGTATCCGGTTATCAGCGGTTTTCTTTCCGGATCCGAAAAGTCGATGGTCGTGTTGCGTTTTTCCTTCCGGAGAATATCGACGGCCCTGTTTTTCGCCGTTTTGTAGAGCCATGCGCGCGGGTTGTCAGGCAAGCCCCTGATCTTCCAGCTTTCCATAGCGCTCAGTAGGGCGTCCTGTACCACGTCTTCGGCCAGTTCGTAGTTTTCCGTGCCGAAAATGCCCGCCAACACGGAAACCATCTTTCCAGATTCTTTCCTGAAAAGATGGTTGATCTCGATTTCTATGTCGGTTCCGTCCAAGTCTTATTCTACGGGTCTGATTTGTCTTACCTCAAGCGTACAGTCGTGCTCGAAGCCGGGGCACCCTTTGGCCAGTTCGGTAGCCTCGTCAAGGGATTTGGCCTTAAAGATAAGATAGCCGCCGACCAATTCCTTGCCTTCGGCCAACGGTCGGTCGATAATCGTCTTGCCTCCGTCGATCAGCGTTTTGCCCTCTTCCATCAAAGGCTCGCCCCCCACAAAGGTTTCCTCGCTGGGCATTCCGCTCAGCCAGTCTTGCCATCTGCCCATGTGCTCTTGCATTTCTTCGGCGGATTTGGTCGCGGCGATTTCCTCGCCGCCTCTGATAATGACTAGATACTCGTTCATGATTGTGTTTTTTGGGTGTTAATATTAGTGATTTGCTCTATTATACTCGTGGGATCCATCTCGAAATATTCGTTAACGACCTTCCCGTCAACGATTTCAAAAATATCGATCCATGAGAATTCCACTTTTTTGCCCGAGGCCGGAATGCCGTGGTATTCCCGGGTATGCTTGCCCGCCCAGCGTCCCCTGACCACTACGTTGTTACCATCCTCGATCACTTGGTCAAGCAAATGAATCCCGCTAAAAGAATCGCTCATCGTCCACATCATATCCAAGTGCTCAATCGCTTTGATTGGTGTGGGAGACATCGGGCTGTGAAAAGTGTGCTCGTCGGCCATCAATTCGCCAACGGCTTCAAAGTCTTGGCTGTCAATATTTTTAAACCAGGATTCCACAAGCTTCTTTCCTGACATTTTCATGAATTTAGGTAACAAAACATATTATTTGCCCCTATGACGGATTCACTTTCCGGATTAGGACACGGAGCCGGAAAAAAATTGATTTATTTTTTCGAAAGAGATTTCAGCCGTTAGAAACGGGTGAATTTTAAGGTTAATACCAGGGTTAACCACACTTGTATTGGAGCGAATAACGACATTGGAGTTCCCAAACAATACATATGGACAAGCCGAGTATTCTTTAGGTATGAATGGTCATGGAGTGTCAGGGTTGGTGGAAATTTGGCCGACTCCTTATGATATATGTTCTAAATCAGCGCCACAACATATTGGAGAAAAACGGAGACATAACAGAAAGTCTTTCGGTTGTTTTCGGTTGACCTTTAGTCTTTATGCCTCTCTTGCTTACTATAAGCTTATTCGTATTCTCTTTTTTCGGGAAAGCCAAGGGAGTGGCATAGTCAAGATCTAAATCCGAAGATATGAAAAGAAACCAAAAGCTGTGGACCGCCTTGCTTGTGACGATGGTGCTGGCCTTCCATAACCGAGTATCCGCGCAGTCCCGCAATAAGACGAACTTCATCCAGTTTCTCACCGACGACCAAGGCTGGGGCGATTTGCACGCTTTCGGCCATCCGGACATCAAGTCGCCACATATCGACAAACTTGCCGAAGAGGGGCTTAAGTTTACGCAGTGTTATTCGGCCTCTTCCGTTTGTTCTCCGGCGCGTTCGGCTATTTTGACGGGCCGTACGCCTTATCGCAACGGGGTGTATCGTTGGGTACCGGCCAATCATTATTGTTATTTGCGGGCTTCGGAAGTTACGCTTCCCCAGTTGCTTAAGGAGGAAGGCTATCAGACGGCCCATTTCGGCAAGTGGCATTTGAGCAGTTATTCGGAAGAGCGGATTCCGAAAAAGCGCGCGCAATACCGTAATTATGGCTACGAAACGGATCCGAACCAGCCTACCATGAACGAGTACGGCTATGACTATTGGCTGGCGACGGGCAATGTGGCTAGACCGTCGCATAAGAATCCGCAGAACTTCTTCCTAAACGGCACCGGGCTGGGCGAGATAAAGGGCTATTCCGCTCAGATTGTGGCCAAGTATGTGGTGGAATGGATCAAAGAGCACAGGGAGCCGGGCCGCCCGTTTTTTATGACTGTGTGGTTTCATGAGCCTCATGGCCCGGTGGATTCTGATCCGGAGTTTATGAAAAGGTATGATAAGCTGAAGGACGAAAGCCTAAAGCAGTATTTGGCCAATATTACGCAGATAGACGAGGCCGTGGGCGCCATAGTAAAAGCTCTGGACGAAGCGGGCGAGACGGATAACACGCTGATTTGGTATACAAGCGACAACGGCCCGGAAGGCAGGCATCCGTACGGAACGTTTAACCAGAGTGACGACCCTTTCAATGGTAGCCGTTACCGTGGAAGTACGGGAGGTTTGCGGGGCAGAAAGAGGCATACGCACGAAGGCGGAATCCGGGTGCCGGGTATAATTAAGTGGCCGGCGGGTCAGCGTCAGGCCGGTTTTGTGCCCGGTTCGGTAATCTCGGAACCGATTATCGGAAGCGACGTGTTCCCTACCCTTCTGGAAATAGCTGGCGCCAAGGTGCCGAGAGGGGTCAAGTTAGACGGAGAATCGATCCGTCCGCTGTTGGCAGGAAAAAAGATGCATCGGAAAAAGCCATTGTACTGGCGAAACAACTTCAATGATGTTCGCATAGCGCTTCGGGATGGCGACTGGAAGGTTGTAGGCAATTCGGAACGGACCGTGTTCGAGCTATACAATATTAGGCACGATCCGCGTGAGACAACCGATTGGGCAACCCGAGAGCCCAAGCGTTTTGAGCGGATGAAACAGGCATTGATCGAATACGACAAGGAGGTGTTGGCCGAAGGTCCGGATTGGTGGAAAAAAGAGAAACGAATAAATAGCAGAATGCCTGAATTGTGAAAGAAGTAAGTAGTACAAAGTAAATAGTACTGAGTAAAGAGACTGCTCTAGAATAATCTAAAATCAAATAAACCAACAAGTTAACCCTTCAGGGATCCCTCTGCCGAAACATAAGCTATTTTACTGGATCTACTTAGCGTGAAACAATAGAGCCACCTACCGGCGAAAGCGGTAAGGTGGCTCATTTTTTATAGCTAAGAGTACTCAAACAGTTTAGTCTATTTACTCAGTACTCTTTACTTTTTACTGAATTTTACTCGTACGGATGCGCGATTACTGGGCAGTTGATAATAGCGTTGCTGGCGTGCAGGCCTCCCACATACGGGTTTTCCGGGCCGGCATCCGGCGTAAAGCTGGTTACCCATCCGGCCTTGATCAAGCTCTTAAGATCTTCGAAACTGGTGATACGTCGGCGCTTGTTTTGTTGGATGGCCTCATCCGTCCAACGGTTGATGTGCGCGTCCCAGAGCGGGCTGTAATTGTTGTCAATCTGGTGGTTGGCCGGCTCTATCGGAAACACGTTGATTGGATCAAGCGGAGCATCGGCTCCCGATCCGTTTTTATCGCTCAAGATAGCCGAATTCAGGCCTTGGCGCATAGGATCCGCTTCGCCCGTGATGCCGTTGCCTACCGGAGAGAAAGCCAACAAAGCGGATTCCTGATCCAGCGTAGACTGCCCGAACTGAGGTATTTTGCCCAAACGGGGAGCGTAGATGCCCAGCTCGATTGTAGCCGGAACGTTATCGTAAGCGTCCGTAACCAAGTGGTAGTAATAGGCTCTTCCGTTCTGGAATCCGTCAAGGATTTGGAGCGTGGCCTCCATTTTGTCGGTGTCGATTGATTGTTGGCCCTCAGGCAAGCGGTCGTGTAGACCAGTGGCATTTTTCAACGGGGTTGCGTTCATTACCAAACCGCTCGGCAGAACCACTACAGGCGAGTACTCTGCGTCGCCTATGGCTCCGGGTTCGGCTACTTTTGGTGGAAAAGCGAATGGTCCGTCGCCGGGAACGATACGCCTTACTGGCGAGAAGTCCACTTTTCCCTTGAACTTCATACGTCCGCTGTCGTTGAGCGTTACCAGTTGTACACCTTGGCTACCTCGGGCGTATTTAAGCTTCGGCGAATAGTTAATGCCCATCCGCTTGGCTATTTGGTAGTCAGAAGCTTCGGTGATGATGTAATAAACCTCTCCCCCGTCGGCTCCTTCGCCCTTGAATACCGGAAGGGTAACGGTAGGCGCCGTGTGGTCCAGCTTAATGCTGATAGCGTTGCTCATGAACACGTTCTGCTTTTCGGTGAACTTGCTCGGAGCGCCGGGATCGAAAAGCTCTTTGCCGGAGTCTTCTTTATAAGAATCCATCAGCTTCACCATTTCCTGGTAAGCCATTTCGTAGTTCAGTCCCGAGTCTTTTGGGGTGTAGCCGTCGTCGTCGCTGTCGGAGCAATTCCATAGCAGAAGTGGCGCCACAAGCAGTACGGCGAATATG
It encodes the following:
- a CDS encoding DUF7482 domain-containing protein — translated: MRKHIFAVLLVAPLLLWNCSDSDDDGYTPKDSGLNYEMAYQEMVKLMDSYKEDSGKELFDPGAPSKFTEKQNVFMSNAISIKLDHTAPTVTLPVFKGEGADGGEVYYIITEASDYQIAKRMGINYSPKLKYARGSQGVQLVTLNDSGRMKFKGKVDFSPVRRIVPGDGPFAFPPKVAEPGAIGDAEYSPVVVLPSGLVMNATPLKNATGLHDRLPEGQQSIDTDKMEATLQILDGFQNGRAYYYHLVTDAYDNVPATIELGIYAPRLGKIPQFGQSTLDQESALLAFSPVGNGITGEADPMRQGLNSAILSDKNGSGADAPLDPINVFPIEPANHQIDNNYSPLWDAHINRWTDEAIQQNKRRRITSFEDLKSLIKAGWVTSFTPDAGPENPYVGGLHASNAIINCPVIAHPYE
- a CDS encoding RNA polymerase sigma factor, which encodes MDGTDIEIEINHLFRKESGKMVSVLAGIFGTENYELAEDVVQDALLSAMESWKIRGLPDNPRAWLYKTAKNRAVDILRKEKRNTTIDFSDPERKPLITGYALSEAMEHRWSDERINDDFLGMMYACCHPEISEENQKTFILKSLCGFSSKEIAKAFLTNEQTISKRLYRTKSFFRTTKIKPEVPAEAEIAPRTRAVLEVIYLIFNEGYNSTQSDHLIRKDLVSQAMFLCRSLIDNTKTHLSEAYALMALMCLHTSRTPGRVSETGDIIPMEKQDRKKWNKELINAGIDYLVKSAIGESASNYHLEAAIAYEYCTAKSYESTNWKNILRYYNMLYKQTPDPVILLNRCIVLMEHKGAEEAMKDLQKLKNERSIEKYYLYHAIAGEIHSRLGEKETAVSHLKKAKELTHSAKEKRFITEKISMICTTT
- a CDS encoding ester cyclase, whose amino-acid sequence is MSGKKLVESWFKNIDSQDFEAVGELMADEHTFHSPMSPTPIKAIEHLDMMWTMSDSFSGIHLLDQVIEDGNNVVVRGRWAGKHTREYHGIPASGKKVEFSWIDIFEIVDGKVVNEYFEMDPTSIIEQITNINTQKTQS
- a CDS encoding sulfatase family protein; this translates as MKRNQKLWTALLVTMVLAFHNRVSAQSRNKTNFIQFLTDDQGWGDLHAFGHPDIKSPHIDKLAEEGLKFTQCYSASSVCSPARSAILTGRTPYRNGVYRWVPANHYCYLRASEVTLPQLLKEEGYQTAHFGKWHLSSYSEERIPKKRAQYRNYGYETDPNQPTMNEYGYDYWLATGNVARPSHKNPQNFFLNGTGLGEIKGYSAQIVAKYVVEWIKEHREPGRPFFMTVWFHEPHGPVDSDPEFMKRYDKLKDESLKQYLANITQIDEAVGAIVKALDEAGETDNTLIWYTSDNGPEGRHPYGTFNQSDDPFNGSRYRGSTGGLRGRKRHTHEGGIRVPGIIKWPAGQRQAGFVPGSVISEPIIGSDVFPTLLEIAGAKVPRGVKLDGESIRPLLAGKKMHRKKPLYWRNNFNDVRIALRDGDWKVVGNSERTVFELYNIRHDPRETTDWATREPKRFERMKQALIEYDKEVLAEGPDWWKKEKRINSRMPEL
- a CDS encoding YciI family protein, which codes for MNEYLVIIRGGEEIAATKSAEEMQEHMGRWQDWLSGMPSEETFVGGEPLMEEGKTLIDGGKTIIDRPLAEGKELVGGYLIFKAKSLDEATELAKGCPGFEHDCTLEVRQIRPVE